From one Leptospiraceae bacterium genomic stretch:
- a CDS encoding BrnT family toxin, translating into MNLNFSWDKNKNTINKNKHKISFEEAETAFYDERAKLIPDPDHSQNEERFVLLGMSFNLNLLVVIHTFLEKVGVIRIISARKATKKESNKYNKGDE; encoded by the coding sequence ATGAACTTGAATTTCTCATGGGATAAAAATAAGAATACAATAAATAAAAATAAACATAAAATTTCCTTTGAAGAAGCGGAAACTGCTTTTTACGATGAACGAGCAAAATTAATTCCAGACCCCGACCATTCTCAAAATGAAGAAAGATTTGTTTTACTTGGTATGAGTTTTAATTTGAATCTTTTAGTTGTTATTCATACATTTTTAGAAAAAGTCGGAGTAATCAGAATTATATCAGCTCGAAAAGCTACAAAAAAAGAAAGTAATAAATACAATAAAGGAGACGAATAA
- a CDS encoding BrnA antitoxin family protein: MRKEYDFTNAKKNPYASKLKKQITIRIDENTIKYFKEVAGNTGISYQNLINLYLYECATNKKKLELRWN; the protein is encoded by the coding sequence ATGAGAAAAGAATATGATTTTACTAACGCTAAAAAAAATCCCTATGCAAGTAAATTAAAAAAGCAAATTACTATTAGAATTGATGAAAATACAATTAAATATTTTAAAGAAGTAGCTGGGAATACCGGAATTTCTTATCAAAATCTTATTAATTTGTATTTATATGAATGTGCTACAAATAAAAAGAAATTAGAATTAAGATGGAATTAG
- a CDS encoding DNA adenine methylase, whose protein sequence is MIKSPLRYPGGKSRAIDLISTLIPDFQEFREPFVGGGSVFIYLKQKYPKRKFWINDLYFQLYTFWDMCQKDLDSVVRQIHIWRNEFENGKDLHKFLNENIVKFNSVEIASAFFIYNRITFSGTSESGGFSEQAFRGRFTESSIVRLQNMNRILDNLRITNLDFEEVVNEKGKDVFIFLDPPYFSATKSALYGKNGNMHKKFDHVRFAETMRNCKHKWLITYDDCDHIRELFKFANVMSWNLTYGMRNVTDSSDQNGKELFISNYLEELPSMKQLDLFLTKPALV, encoded by the coding sequence TTGATAAAAAGCCCTCTTAGATACCCCGGCGGAAAAAGTAGAGCCATTGACCTCATTTCTACCCTCATTCCTGATTTTCAAGAATTCAGAGAGCCCTTCGTTGGAGGAGGTTCTGTATTTATTTATTTGAAACAAAAATATCCTAAAAGAAAGTTTTGGATTAATGATTTATATTTTCAACTGTATACATTCTGGGATATGTGTCAAAAGGATTTAGATTCAGTAGTAAGGCAAATTCATATTTGGCGCAATGAGTTCGAAAATGGTAAAGATTTACATAAATTTTTAAATGAAAATATTGTGAAGTTTAATTCCGTTGAAATTGCAAGTGCCTTTTTTATTTACAATCGAATTACATTTTCTGGAACAAGCGAATCCGGCGGATTTTCAGAACAAGCATTTCGTGGAAGATTTACTGAATCGAGTATTGTAAGATTGCAGAATATGAATCGTATTCTAGATAACTTACGAATTACAAATTTAGATTTTGAAGAAGTTGTAAACGAAAAAGGTAAAGATGTTTTTATATTTTTAGACCCTCCTTATTTTTCAGCTACAAAGTCAGCATTGTATGGAAAAAACGGAAATATGCACAAAAAATTCGACCATGTTAGATTTGCTGAAACGATGCGAAACTGTAAACATAAATGGCTTATTACTTATGACGATTGTGACCATATACGGGAACTTTTTAAATTTGCTAATGTCATGTCTTGGAATTTAACGTATGGAATGCGAAATGTAACGGATTCATCAGATCAGAACGGCAAAGAGTTGTTCATCTCTAATTATTTAGAAGAACTTCCTTCTATGAAACAATTGGATTTGTTTTTAACGAAGCCTGCATTAGTTTAA